Proteins from one Arthrobacter sp. DNA4 genomic window:
- the nadB gene encoding L-aspartate oxidase, translated as MTGRLAVVGSGIAGLYAALLAADAGTDVVLLTKGALDHSNTWYAQGGISAVLAEPAPGDTVAAHIADTLRAGDGHCNEAAVRLMCMEARRDIAGLQRYGVAFDTEHGDAADDGGPALGLEAAHSAPRILHAGGDATGARVAGALIQAVLSRRDDGKLAILTHAQATALVTRDGQVAGVQYLQDGRRAVLDADAVLLATGGAGQLFAQTTNPAVATADGLALAVRAGAAVADLEFFQFHPTCLVSAATAHPARLHGPLLISEAVRGEGAILLDSGGRRFMQAYHPDAELAPRDVVSRSIALHLAKLGDPTGHVYLDARGIEHAKGAGFLQQRFPTLTRKTLDAGIDWTRELVPVAPAAHYWMGGVRTDLSARTTVPGLYAAGEVACTGVQGANRLASNSLLEGLVFGRRAVESFLSCDGGWDASRVSDAPRAASAADGLPLAHASGEPFSREALRRLMTSHAGVLRSGELLLQARRTLDRWAAVVRPGPGCDADPVACEDRNLLLAAQLLVDAALKRGESLGAHYRSDEPVETDKLTSLRPKASLLHD; from the coding sequence ATGACAGGCCGGCTCGCCGTCGTCGGCAGTGGCATTGCCGGGCTCTACGCTGCCCTGCTCGCTGCCGATGCCGGCACGGACGTAGTGCTCCTGACCAAGGGCGCGTTGGACCACAGCAACACCTGGTACGCCCAGGGCGGCATCTCAGCCGTCCTCGCCGAACCTGCACCAGGAGACACCGTCGCCGCGCACATCGCCGACACCCTCCGCGCCGGGGACGGCCACTGCAACGAGGCCGCAGTCCGGCTGATGTGCATGGAGGCGCGGCGGGACATCGCCGGCCTCCAGCGCTACGGGGTCGCCTTCGACACGGAACACGGGGACGCAGCGGACGACGGCGGCCCGGCCCTTGGGCTTGAAGCAGCCCACAGCGCCCCGCGGATCCTGCACGCAGGAGGAGACGCCACGGGTGCACGCGTCGCCGGGGCGCTGATCCAAGCCGTCCTGTCCCGGCGGGATGACGGCAAGCTCGCCATCCTCACGCATGCCCAGGCCACCGCCCTGGTGACCCGGGACGGGCAGGTGGCGGGAGTCCAGTACCTCCAGGACGGCCGGCGTGCGGTCCTGGATGCGGATGCCGTCCTGCTCGCCACCGGGGGAGCAGGACAACTGTTTGCCCAAACCACCAATCCCGCCGTTGCCACCGCCGACGGACTGGCGCTCGCCGTCCGCGCCGGAGCGGCAGTGGCAGACCTCGAGTTCTTCCAGTTCCACCCCACCTGCCTGGTCAGCGCTGCCACGGCCCACCCGGCCCGCCTGCACGGGCCGCTGCTGATCTCAGAAGCCGTCCGGGGCGAAGGAGCCATCCTGCTGGACTCCGGCGGCCGCCGCTTCATGCAGGCCTACCACCCTGATGCCGAACTGGCGCCCCGCGACGTCGTATCCCGCAGCATCGCCCTCCACCTGGCCAAGCTGGGCGATCCCACCGGCCACGTCTACCTCGACGCCCGGGGCATCGAGCACGCCAAGGGCGCGGGCTTCCTCCAGCAGAGGTTCCCCACCCTCACCCGCAAAACCCTCGATGCCGGCATCGACTGGACCCGCGAACTGGTTCCCGTCGCCCCCGCCGCCCACTACTGGATGGGCGGGGTACGCACCGACCTCTCCGCCCGCACCACCGTTCCGGGCCTCTACGCCGCCGGCGAAGTTGCCTGCACCGGAGTCCAAGGGGCAAACCGGCTGGCCAGCAACTCCCTCCTCGAGGGACTCGTCTTCGGCCGCCGCGCTGTTGAAAGCTTCCTCTCCTGTGACGGGGGCTGGGACGCGTCCCGCGTCAGCGATGCTCCGCGTGCTGCCTCGGCCGCGGACGGCCTCCCCTTGGCGCACGCTTCCGGGGAACCCTTTTCGCGGGAGGCTCTACGCCGCCTCATGACCTCGCACGCCGGGGTTTTGCGGTCCGGGGAGCTATTGCTCCAGGCCAGGCGGACGCTTGACCGGTGGGCCGCCGTCGTCCGTCCTGGTCCGGGGTGCGATGCTGACCCTGTTGCCTGCGAGGACCGGAACCTCCTGCTGGCCGCGCAGCTGCTGGTCGACGCTGCCCTTAAACGTGGTGAATCCCTGGGGGCGCATTACCGCAGCGATGAACCAGTCGAGACTGACAAACTGACTTCCCTCCGCCCGAAAGCGAGCCTGCTCCATGACTGA
- the nadA gene encoding quinolinate synthase NadA: protein MSSVNTAIQLITREQAEKGAAAERSTCSPALAKGPWDYDLAEALAGVPAYGPGASSADPAPATTPRQGQLPEEYKLAGDAELGERIKAAKATLGERAVILGHFYQRDEVIQYADFVGDSFQLANAALTRPEAEAIIFCGVHFMAETADILSTPEQAVILPNLAAGCSMADMADADSVEECWEQLAEIFGTEPDADGRVPVIPVTYMNSSAALKAFCGEHGGIVCTSSNAKTVLEWAFQRGQRVLFFPDQHLGRNTAKALGVPLEQMPMWNPRKELGGNDEQALLDSRVILWHGFCSVHKRFNVAQIEKARADFPGVQVIVHPECPMEVVDAADAAGPTDFIKKAIAAATEPTTFAIGTEINMVNRLAAEYPEHTIFCLDPVICPCSTMYRIHPGYLAWVLEELVTGRVVNRITVDHNVQANARTALERMLAARP from the coding sequence ATGAGCAGCGTCAACACGGCAATCCAGCTGATCACGCGCGAACAGGCCGAGAAGGGCGCAGCCGCCGAACGCAGCACCTGCAGCCCGGCGCTGGCCAAGGGCCCGTGGGACTACGACCTGGCCGAGGCGCTCGCCGGTGTCCCCGCCTATGGCCCGGGCGCGTCCAGCGCCGACCCTGCCCCCGCCACCACCCCGCGCCAGGGCCAGCTCCCCGAGGAGTACAAACTTGCCGGCGACGCCGAGCTCGGGGAACGGATCAAGGCCGCCAAAGCCACCCTGGGTGAACGCGCCGTCATCCTGGGCCACTTCTACCAGCGCGACGAGGTCATCCAGTACGCGGACTTCGTGGGGGACTCCTTCCAGCTCGCCAACGCGGCACTGACCAGGCCGGAGGCAGAGGCCATCATCTTCTGCGGCGTCCACTTCATGGCCGAAACCGCGGACATCCTCTCCACCCCGGAGCAGGCCGTCATCCTGCCCAACCTGGCCGCCGGATGCTCCATGGCCGACATGGCGGACGCGGATTCCGTGGAGGAGTGCTGGGAACAGCTTGCGGAAATCTTCGGCACCGAGCCCGACGCCGACGGGCGGGTTCCGGTCATTCCCGTCACCTACATGAACTCCTCCGCAGCCCTGAAGGCGTTCTGCGGTGAACACGGCGGGATTGTCTGCACCTCCTCGAATGCAAAGACGGTCCTGGAGTGGGCTTTCCAGCGGGGCCAGCGGGTCCTGTTCTTCCCCGACCAGCACCTGGGCCGCAACACGGCCAAGGCCCTGGGCGTCCCGCTGGAGCAGATGCCTATGTGGAACCCGCGCAAGGAACTCGGCGGCAATGACGAACAGGCGCTTCTGGATTCCCGCGTGATCCTCTGGCACGGGTTCTGCTCCGTGCACAAGCGCTTCAACGTAGCCCAGATCGAGAAGGCCCGCGCGGACTTCCCCGGCGTGCAGGTCATCGTGCACCCCGAGTGCCCCATGGAGGTGGTGGACGCCGCAGACGCTGCCGGCCCCACCGACTTCATCAAGAAGGCCATCGCCGCCGCCACCGAGCCCACTACGTTCGCCATCGGCACCGAAATCAACATGGTCAACCGGCTGGCCGCCGAATACCCGGAGCACACCATCTTCTGCCTGGACCCGGTGATCTGCCCATGCTCCACCATGTACCGGATCCACCCCGGCTATCTCGCCTGGGTACTGGAGGAACTGGTGACCGGCCGCGTGGTCAACCGCATCACCGTGGACCACAACGTGCAGGCCAACGCCAGGACGGCGCTCGAGCGCATGCTCGCCGCGAGGCCGTGA
- a CDS encoding NUDIX domain-containing protein, translated as MYYSSANVSERQAAPPSLAISTVIFALRPSESSGRPTLWLPLVRRIREPFKGLWALPGGPLSHDESLQSAAARNLQETTGLAPRYLEQLYAFGGLHRSPTQRVVSIVYWALVQPTEAALADESENVKWFRADRLGDLAFDHNAIVDYALWRLRNKLAYGSVAYHLLGEYFTLAQVREVYEAVLDRQLDPANFRRQLKSTPEIEETGEYLQGGKHRPPRLYRYTDRPGLDPDNRSTP; from the coding sequence GTGTACTACAGTTCGGCGAACGTTTCCGAGCGGCAGGCCGCGCCGCCGTCGCTGGCCATCTCCACGGTGATCTTCGCACTGCGGCCCAGCGAGTCCTCGGGCCGGCCCACCTTATGGCTTCCCCTGGTACGCCGCATCCGGGAACCCTTCAAGGGGTTGTGGGCGCTGCCGGGCGGACCCCTCAGCCATGACGAGTCCCTCCAAAGCGCCGCCGCCAGGAACCTGCAGGAGACCACAGGCCTTGCGCCCCGCTATCTTGAGCAGCTGTACGCCTTCGGCGGCCTGCACCGCTCGCCCACCCAGCGCGTGGTCTCCATCGTCTACTGGGCCCTGGTCCAGCCCACGGAGGCAGCGCTCGCGGACGAATCCGAAAACGTGAAGTGGTTCCGGGCCGACCGCCTGGGCGACCTGGCCTTCGACCACAACGCAATCGTGGACTACGCCCTCTGGCGCCTCCGCAACAAGCTGGCCTACGGCTCGGTGGCCTACCACCTGCTGGGCGAGTACTTCACGCTGGCCCAGGTCCGCGAAGTCTACGAAGCCGTCCTGGACCGCCAGCTGGACCCGGCCAACTTCCGCCGCCAACTCAAGTCGACCCCGGAAATCGAAGAAACCGGGGAATACCTCCAGGGCGGGAAGCACCGCCCGCCCCGCCTCTACCGCTACACCGACCGGCCAGGCCTTGACCCAGACAACAGGAGCACACCATGA
- a CDS encoding amino acid permease, with protein sequence MTTKSGGTTSATFPTKATAGHSMKPRQLTMMGLGSAIGAGLFLGSGAGVQAAGPAVLVSYLVAGTLIILVMWALGEMAAAHPTSGAFSVYAERALGRTAGATIGWLWWLQLVVVIAAEALGAAGLLFSVWPVVPVWALALLFMVVFTGINLAGVRNFGEFEFWFAILKVAVIVLFLAVGAALLLGLLPGVDSPGAENLTGNFAPQGLGGVAAALFVVIFAFGGTEIVSVAAAETEDPERSVGKAIRTVVWRILVFYIGSVFVIAAVLPATSKGLASPFAGVLDAARIPGASTAITLVAVVALLSALNANLYGASRMVYSLSQRGEAPRVLTRLNNAGVPLLAVAVSVAFGFIATVLELLFPERILPALFQLVGSTCLVVWGSALVSQLILRRRADRDGTALPLRMRGFPSLTILGLVLLGLIFAVGFSAEDSRIQLFSTFALIAGIALACAAGARLAARNRAANR encoded by the coding sequence ATGACGACGAAGTCCGGCGGGACCACGTCCGCCACATTCCCCACCAAAGCCACTGCCGGCCACAGCATGAAGCCGCGGCAGCTCACGATGATGGGGCTGGGCAGCGCCATCGGGGCGGGACTGTTCCTGGGATCCGGTGCCGGCGTCCAGGCGGCCGGACCGGCAGTGCTCGTTTCCTACCTCGTTGCCGGAACGCTGATCATCCTGGTGATGTGGGCCTTGGGCGAGATGGCCGCTGCACATCCCACCAGCGGGGCGTTTTCCGTGTACGCGGAGCGGGCGCTGGGCCGGACCGCAGGAGCCACCATCGGCTGGCTGTGGTGGCTGCAGCTCGTGGTGGTGATTGCAGCGGAGGCCCTGGGTGCCGCCGGCCTGCTCTTCTCCGTCTGGCCCGTGGTGCCGGTCTGGGCGCTGGCGCTGTTATTCATGGTGGTCTTCACCGGCATCAACCTGGCCGGCGTCCGGAACTTCGGTGAGTTCGAGTTCTGGTTCGCCATCCTCAAAGTGGCCGTCATCGTCCTGTTCCTTGCAGTGGGCGCCGCCCTGCTCCTTGGCCTGCTGCCCGGCGTCGACTCCCCCGGGGCGGAAAACCTGACCGGCAACTTCGCGCCCCAGGGCCTGGGCGGTGTTGCTGCAGCCCTGTTCGTGGTGATCTTCGCGTTCGGCGGGACGGAGATCGTCTCCGTGGCCGCGGCCGAAACCGAGGATCCCGAGCGCAGCGTCGGCAAGGCCATCCGGACCGTGGTGTGGCGCATCCTGGTGTTCTACATCGGCTCCGTCTTTGTCATTGCCGCCGTGCTTCCCGCCACGTCCAAGGGTCTCGCTTCGCCCTTCGCCGGCGTGCTGGACGCTGCCAGAATCCCAGGCGCCTCCACCGCCATCACCCTCGTGGCCGTCGTCGCCCTCCTCTCGGCGCTGAACGCGAACCTCTACGGCGCCTCCCGCATGGTGTATTCGCTCTCGCAGCGGGGGGAGGCGCCCCGGGTCCTCACCCGGCTCAACAATGCGGGCGTGCCGCTCCTCGCGGTGGCAGTCTCGGTGGCCTTCGGTTTCATCGCCACTGTCCTGGAGCTGTTGTTTCCGGAACGGATCCTGCCGGCGCTGTTCCAGCTGGTGGGATCCACGTGCCTGGTGGTGTGGGGCAGCGCTCTGGTCTCCCAGCTGATCCTGCGGCGGCGGGCAGACCGGGACGGCACCGCGCTTCCCTTGCGCATGCGGGGCTTCCCCAGCCTGACCATCCTGGGCCTGGTCCTGCTGGGACTTATCTTCGCCGTCGGCTTCAGCGCCGAGGACAGCCGCATCCAGCTCTTCAGCACCTTCGCCCTGATCGCCGGCATTGCACTCGCGTGCGCCGCCGGGGCCCGGCTGGCCGCCAGGAACCGGGCCGCCAACAGGTAG
- a CDS encoding alpha/beta fold hydrolase yields MSGRHTGQQQAHTVEGTDPQLYVAVHEPASDAGLRPVLLLHGFSSSSKLNWEDTGWVSSLLDAGRRVITVDLPGHGRSGAPEDRDSYSPSKIRADLLQAAFDAGARPLHDGDPASGLDVVGYSLGSRLAWEFAATQPELVHRLVLGGPNDSDPLAAFDLRAAQDYLADGTPINDESTAQLLKMALLLPSNNIFALLSLVEAIKAEPYDPAEAVPHVPMLLVVGDKDERAHTLPKLAELARSAGSMAEQLVLPGRNHTNAITSRAFKQAAISFLGV; encoded by the coding sequence ATGAGCGGCAGGCACACCGGACAGCAGCAGGCGCACACCGTTGAAGGGACCGACCCGCAGCTGTACGTGGCGGTCCATGAACCCGCCAGCGACGCCGGCCTCCGGCCGGTCCTCCTGCTGCACGGCTTTTCCTCCTCCTCCAAACTCAATTGGGAGGACACCGGCTGGGTGTCCTCCCTGCTTGACGCCGGCCGCCGGGTCATTACCGTTGACCTGCCGGGCCACGGCCGCAGCGGTGCGCCGGAGGACCGGGATTCCTACTCCCCCAGCAAAATCAGGGCGGACCTGCTCCAGGCAGCGTTCGACGCCGGAGCGCGCCCCCTGCATGACGGGGACCCTGCCAGCGGGCTGGACGTAGTGGGCTATTCCCTGGGGTCCCGGCTCGCCTGGGAGTTCGCCGCGACCCAGCCCGAGCTGGTGCACCGGCTGGTGCTCGGCGGACCCAACGACTCCGACCCCCTGGCCGCATTCGACCTTCGGGCCGCCCAGGACTACCTGGCGGACGGCACGCCGATCAACGACGAATCCACCGCCCAGCTGCTCAAAATGGCCCTGCTGCTGCCGAGCAACAACATCTTCGCGCTGCTGTCCCTGGTGGAGGCCATCAAGGCAGAGCCCTACGACCCCGCCGAAGCGGTACCCCACGTTCCCATGCTGCTGGTGGTTGGCGACAAGGACGAGCGGGCCCACACGCTGCCCAAGCTCGCCGAGCTGGCCCGCAGTGCCGGCTCCATGGCCGAGCAGCTGGTCCTGCCAGGCCGGAACCACACCAACGCCATCACCAGCAGGGCTTTCAAGCAGGCCGCCATTTCATTCCTGGGCGTCTAG